The following DNA comes from Spirulina major PCC 6313.
GTGCATGACTATAATCTCTGGTTGGCTCCGCACTACATTCGCCAACTAAAACCCGACGCGAAAATTGCCTTTTTCCATCACACTCCCTTCCCCTCGGTGGATATCTTCAACATCCTGCCCTGGCGGGAGCAAATTGTGGATAGTTTGCTCTGCTGTGATGTGGTGGGCTTCCATATTCCTCGCTACTCGGAAAACTTTGTCAATGTGGCGCGGAGTTTGCGCCCCGTCGAAGTGCTCAAGCGCGAAGATCCCCCAGCCCACATGACTAAAACCGGGACGGCTTTGGCTGAACCGGAAATGATTTCTCAACTGGGGTATAACGGTCGAGTCGTCAATATCGATGCGTTCCCGGTGGGGACGAACCCGGAGCATATCCTAGGGGTGTTGGCGCGGCCCGAAGCTAAGCAACGCTTAGCGGCAATGCGCGAAGAGTTTGGCGATCGCAAACTCCTGATCGCTGCCGGTCGTGTGGACTATGTCAAAGGTAATAAGGAAATGCTCCTCGCCTTTGAACGTCTCCTCGAACGTCGTCCGGATCTCCACGGCACGCTGAATTTCCTCGTTACCTGTGTCACCCCTGCCGCCGGGATGCGGATCTACGAAACCACCCAGCACGAAATTGAGCAACTGGTAGGACGGATTAACGGGCGATTTTCAGAACTGGGCTGGACTCCGGTGCTGCTGTTCACCGAACCCCTCAACGCCATTGACCTGATGTGTTACTACAAACTCGCCGATGTTTGTTGGACAACGCCCCTCCGCGATGGTTTAAATTTGGTGGCGAAGGAATATGTGGTGGCTCATAAGGAGGATACTGGGGTGCTGCTCCTGTCGGAATTTGTCGGCGCAGCGGTGGAACTGCCGGAAGCGTTGCTGACGAACCCCTATTCTCAAGAGAAAATGGATGAGTCGATCGAGTTGGCCCTGGCGATGCCCGAAGCGGAACAGCGGGAACGGTTGGCGAAAATGTACGCCACCGTCACCACCTACGATGTGAAATATTGGGGCGATCGCATCCTCAAGATCTTTAAAACCCTCCAAGCCGACGCGGAAAAAGTGCCCCAAGGCGTAGCCTAGTTCTCCACTGGGTGCTGAACCTGCACTGCATGATAACCCCGGATTCTCGATAGGAATTCGGGGTTTCGTGGTGTAACTTTCGTCTCACGTTCCCGGAGTTTCCCGCACGATTCACCCAACATCTTGGTTAACTTGTGCCAGCGGAAAAAATATCGCACACTGAAGATACCTCTCGCTGAATACAACCGTTATGGCTCTTTATGCAGAACTCCATCGTCATTTAGGTGGTTCCGTGGTTCCCCGCATTCTTTGGCGATATTTTCAACGCTATGAGCCGGATTTGTCCCAACGGTTTCCAGACTATGACCCCTTTGAAGATTTCTACACCCGCCCCCGCGAGACGTTGGATGAATATTTAGAGCTGCATACCTTAGTGGAAAGTGTGCAAACAGAAAACACCTTGCCCTATTTCATCTATCGCCTGTTACGGGGGGCCTATGTCTTTGAAAATCTCGCCTATTTAGAACTGCGTTATACCCCCTATTACCGCACCGATCACGATCGCTCTGAAGCCGAACGCATTGACCAAATGCAGCGCATTGTGGAAGTGGTGGGCAAAGCGATGCAGGGGGTGGAACATCCGATCATTACGCCGCAAATTTTATGTATGCATGTGCGGCTTCCCTATGCGGTGAATCGGGCGATCGTGGATTTAGCGATCGCCAATCCCGATCTCGTTTGTGGGGTGGATTTGGCGGGGGGCGATAACCATTATGGCGATCGCATCGAGGAGTTGGTGACGTTGTTTGACTATGCGCGATCGCACGGTGTGAAGACCACCGGCCACCTCTACGAAACCGCCGACGGTTGCCATCCCCAATTGCTGCCCTATTTACAACGCATCGGCCACGGGATTCAAATCCCCCTCCAACATCCGGAACTGCTGCGGGAAGTGGCCGCCAATGGTCAATGTTTAGAGGTGTGCCCCACCACCTATTTTCAAACCGGCGCGTTAGAGGATTTATCGCAATTAAAAACCGTGTTTCAACGCTGTTTTGATGCGGGGGTGGATGTGGCGATTTGTACCGATAATGCGGGGCTGCATAATGTGCGCTTGCCCTTTGAATATGAGAATTTATTGACCCACGATATTATTAATTTTCGGCAACTCCAAGCCTGCCAAGATGCGGCGTTTCGTCATGCCTTTGCCTGGCCCCATAAACAGCCGCCCACGTTGCTGTTAAATACCCTGCTCCAAGAAGAACCGCCCGCCGATGCCACCTCAATTTATCCCTAAGTTGCAGGGTTTTAAAACTGGGATATAAGCGGTTAAGCTTGGGAGGCAAGGGGCTGAAGCCGCCTTGTCTGCTTTGATTGGCTTGTTCTTTACTTCCTCAGTGTTGCCATGGTGCGATCGCCCCTGATCTCTTTATCCTTAATCGCCACCCTGTGGGGACTGCCGAGTCTGATCCAGCGGCTCCCGGCGGCGATCGCTGCCGAAACCAATCCCCTTGTGGAGTTAACCCAGCAGGGCCTACAGCAGCTAGAGTCTGGCCAATTTGAAGCGGCGTTGCGTACCTATCGACAGTTGTTAGACCAGGCGGAACGGGAGGGGAGCGATCGCGCCCGTGATGAGGCTCGCCTTGGCCAGGCCAAAGCCACCCTCCTCGCCCAACGGTACAGCGAGGCAATCCCGCAGTGGGAGCAGATTGTCACCCATGAACGCCAGACCCCCAACCACAGCGGCTTACCCCTGGCGTTAACAAATTTGGCCCTGGCGCAGTTTGGGGCGGGACACTATCGAGGGGCGGAAACAGCCCTGCGGGAGGCGGTGACCGCGTGGGATAGCCTGCGGGCGAATTTGGCGGATCTCGACCAAGTGACCCTCTTTGAACAACAAGCTCACACCTATCGCCTCTTGCAAAAAACCTTGGTGGCCCAGGGAAACACCGATGCGGCGCTGGTGGTTGCCGAAGCGAGTCGGGCGCAATCCTTGGTGGAACAGTTGGTGCGCAAGCATCGCCCCACGGCCGCGCCGCCGCTAGATCTTGAAGCGATCCGCACAGCGGCTAGAACGGAAAAGACAACCCTGGTGATTTATGCCTTGGTGGGGGATGAGGTGCGGGTTTTGGGCACAGAAGCCAATGAACCGACGACGCTCTACAGTTGGGTGGTGTCGCCCCAGGGTGCGATCGCTTTTCACACCCTCGATCTTGAAGCGGCGGGCATTGAGTCACTGCGTACCTTTGTCCGCCAAACCCGCACCCAACTCATCGATCGCTTTGGCCGAGGACGAGTGACCACAACGCTCCCCGGTGACGGCGCGGCGGACTATCTCTATCAACTCTTGATCGCGCCAATCGCGGCCCATCTGCCCCGCGATCCCGCTGCTTCGGTGACAATTCTGCCCCAAGATGCCCTGTTCCTCGTCCCCTTTGCCACGCTGCGCAATCCTGCCGGAAATTATCTAATTGAATCCCACACGCTGCAAGTTGCGCCCAATGTGCAGACCTTAGCGATCGCCGCCACCACCCCAGAACGTTCCTCCCAAGGAACCGCCGTGATCGTTGGCAACCCCACCATGCCCACCCTGCCCCAACAGGATCGCCCCCTCAGTGCCTTACCCGGCGCGGAACAAGAAGCGATCGCCGTGGCGAACCTCCTCAACACCACCCCCTTTCTAGGATCACAGGCCAGCTTCACCCAGATTCAGCCCCACCTCGCCACCGCCTCCGTACTCCACTTCGCCACCCACGGCCTGCTCTCCTGCGTGGACACCCAAATCGACCCCAACGAAACCCTGCGCTACGAGTTGCGCTGTCCTGACTCCCAACTGGATTGGTACGGTAATGCGATCGCGCCACCTGCCAGCACGGCCCGTGAAAATAATGTGTTTGTCAATCCCGGCGCGGTGATTGTGGGGGGCAATGTGTTTGTGGGTGGGGAGGCGGCGGAAACGGCCCTCGCCCGCGAAAAAGTGGTGCGCGTGGATTTGCCGGGTGCTCTCGTTCTCACCGCTGATGATGAGTTTGCCACGAGTGATCTTAAGGATGGCTTTTTAACCAGTCGGGAAATTGTGGCCTTGGATTTAACGGCGGATTTGGTGGTGTTGAGTGCCTGTGATACCGGACAGGGAAGGATTACGGGGGATGGGGTTGTGGGGTTGTCGCGATCGTTTTTGGCGGCGGGGGCGGAAAGTGTGGTGGTGTCGCTCTGGGCGATTCCGGATATTCCGACGGCGATGCTGATGACGGAGTTTTATCGCAATCTCCGCAGCAATCCGGATAAGGCCGCCGCCCTCCGCCAAGCGATGCTCACCACCATGGAACAATACCCCGATCCGTTCAACTGGGGCGCGTTTGTGTTCATGGGCGATCGCACCTGAATAATCGGCTACCCTCTTGAAAACTGATATAGTGTTAGAACGCTAGCAAACTCCCTAAATACCAACAAGGGATAAGACTACTTCTAGCTTATTGAGGGTAGAAACATGCTAGAACAATTAATCCTCTACTTTGTTTGTAAAACCAAAGGGTACATTACCAAGACTCAATTAGTAAAGTTTCTGTACCTGGCTGATTTGTATTCTGTGAAATGGACGAAAAAACAGCTTACTGATCTTGATTGGTGCTACTATTTGCGTGGCCCTTGGAATCAAGAGATTGACACCACCCTGGAAAAGCTAAATGTTTTATCGTAAGGATTCAGGTGGGGGGGGGGTTGACAAATCAGAAAAAACAGCTAGGTTAGCACAATGAAGCCCATCGAGATTCCCCCAGCCGTCGAACGAGAGCAACTGAGACAAGCATCATCAGAGGTGCTGGTGGAACTGGTGTTGCGGCAACAAGAGATTATTCAGCAACTAGTCTGGGAAATAGAGCGGCTCAAGAACAACGCCAACAGCGATAGCGAGAGTTCATCGAAACCCCCATCAAGCGACATCCACAAACGCTCAGAACACCAACCCCCAAAAAAAGAGCCACCAAGCCAAGGAAAGCGTAAACCCGGTGGGCAACCCGGTCATCAGGGAAAAACTCGCAAAGGGTTTGGCAGAATAGACCGCTACGAAATGGTGCGAGCGCAAGTGTGTGGGTACTGTGGGAGCCAAGAGTTGAGCCTAGTCCCCCGAAAAACGCGCCGCCATGAAGTAGCCGAGTTAATCCAACCCGCCATAGAAGTAGTGGAGTATGAGCAGCAGTGCTGCTGTTGTAGCCGATGTGGACAGGAAACATGGGGAGAGTTACCGCCGCCAGTGCTGGGAGGTCAAAGCTTAGGAGCCGGACTGCAATCCCTGTTGGTGTGGTTGGGGAACTACGCTCACATGAGCTATGAAAAGCAGCAGGAATTCCTAGAGGAACTGGGGAATATCACCGTGGGAGTAGGGACATTACAAGCGACCAATGAAAGGGCATCCCAAAGCGTTAAGCCGACAGTAGAGGAACTGGGAAACTGGGTGAAACACCAAGACTATGCCCAAGTGGATGAAACACCATGGCTAGTCAAGGGAGTGAAAGAGTGGATGTGGGTAGTGTGCGGGGTGGGTTTTTGCCTCTTCCACGCCGCTGATACTCGTTCAAGGGCGGAATTAGAGACCCTATTAGGTCGAAGCTTTGATGGTGTACTCGTCTCTGATGACTTCAGTGTGTACAACGGTTATGAGGTGAAAGCCCAGCAGAAGTGCTTGGCTCATCTAAGGCGGCACTTCAAGAAAGTCTGCAAGCTCAGGCATGGAAAAAATCCAGAGTTGGCGAAGGCATTCCTGGATTTGATTGACACAGCCTTTGAGCAGCATCGTCAGTGGCGTGAAACCGAGGATGGGGCTGCCTATCATCAATGGGCGGCGGGCTTTATCTATGAGGTGAAGGCGGCTGTGGAGCATTGGCTCCCCCTGGCTGGGCATGAGGCGGGCTTGTTATTGCGCTCTCTACGCGATAAGGCAAATCAGTGGTGGTATTTCCTGTCCCATCCAGAAATTCCCCCGGATAATAATCGTGCGGAACGCTCGTTGCGGTTGGCTGTAACCAAGCGTAAGGTTTGTGGTGGCTCGCGTTCGATGGCAGGTTTTGCCCAGACGGCAAGGTTACTGAGTGTGATTCAGACTTGTCGGACTCAAGGGCGTTCGGTGTTGAGTTTCTTGAAACAAGCTTTGATGGCGACGGCTTCTCCTGAGCAAGTCTCCATGCCTTCCCTCATCCCTGCTACCTGAATCCTTACGTTTTATCAGTGCAAAAAGAGGGTGAAGCATCGTTGATTAAAGTGAGAGATGAATCGTTTTCGCCTGATTTTGATTTCCCAATCGGTCTGCAACTAATGCTAGATAATATCAGGAGAGAGTGGGCGGGATCAGGTCCTGAAAAGTTTCGAGAGCTAATGAAATTTGTCTATGCAACGGCTCCAATGATAGAAGCACAAAAAAAGCATAAACCGGAAGACAAAGCATCGCTCGATCTCCAATTAGAACACAAAAAAAATGTTGACAGAATTAGGGAGATAGAAGTTGGCTGAAAAGAGGAACCAACGCCCTCGTCAGGGTTGGATTTACATGATCAGTCCCTATCAAGTATCGCTGCGATGTAGGCGTAATCATGTTCACATTTATAACTTACATGAACCAGGGGAAATTGAGTGCCAAACACCCTCTTGTTCGGAAAAAATCAACTCCAGTCGAGTGTTTCGTGGCACTCACCCACACATAATTTGGACAAGTGATCAATTCCAAGATGAGTCAGGCTATATCCAAACGTTGTAAGGATTCAGGTACTTGAAACGCAGTCACAGCAAGGCTTTCAAAATCGAGGTG
Coding sequences within:
- a CDS encoding CHAT domain-containing protein, giving the protein MVRSPLISLSLIATLWGLPSLIQRLPAAIAAETNPLVELTQQGLQQLESGQFEAALRTYRQLLDQAEREGSDRARDEARLGQAKATLLAQRYSEAIPQWEQIVTHERQTPNHSGLPLALTNLALAQFGAGHYRGAETALREAVTAWDSLRANLADLDQVTLFEQQAHTYRLLQKTLVAQGNTDAALVVAEASRAQSLVEQLVRKHRPTAAPPLDLEAIRTAARTEKTTLVIYALVGDEVRVLGTEANEPTTLYSWVVSPQGAIAFHTLDLEAAGIESLRTFVRQTRTQLIDRFGRGRVTTTLPGDGAADYLYQLLIAPIAAHLPRDPAASVTILPQDALFLVPFATLRNPAGNYLIESHTLQVAPNVQTLAIAATTPERSSQGTAVIVGNPTMPTLPQQDRPLSALPGAEQEAIAVANLLNTTPFLGSQASFTQIQPHLATASVLHFATHGLLSCVDTQIDPNETLRYELRCPDSQLDWYGNAIAPPASTARENNVFVNPGAVIVGGNVFVGGEAAETALAREKVVRVDLPGALVLTADDEFATSDLKDGFLTSREIVALDLTADLVVLSACDTGQGRITGDGVVGLSRSFLAAGAESVVVSLWAIPDIPTAMLMTEFYRNLRSNPDKAAALRQAMLTTMEQYPDPFNWGAFVFMGDRT
- the tnpC gene encoding IS66 family transposase, whose translation is MKPIEIPPAVEREQLRQASSEVLVELVLRQQEIIQQLVWEIERLKNNANSDSESSSKPPSSDIHKRSEHQPPKKEPPSQGKRKPGGQPGHQGKTRKGFGRIDRYEMVRAQVCGYCGSQELSLVPRKTRRHEVAELIQPAIEVVEYEQQCCCCSRCGQETWGELPPPVLGGQSLGAGLQSLLVWLGNYAHMSYEKQQEFLEELGNITVGVGTLQATNERASQSVKPTVEELGNWVKHQDYAQVDETPWLVKGVKEWMWVVCGVGFCLFHAADTRSRAELETLLGRSFDGVLVSDDFSVYNGYEVKAQQKCLAHLRRHFKKVCKLRHGKNPELAKAFLDLIDTAFEQHRQWRETEDGAAYHQWAAGFIYEVKAAVEHWLPLAGHEAGLLLRSLRDKANQWWYFLSHPEIPPDNNRAERSLRLAVTKRKVCGGSRSMAGFAQTARLLSVIQTCRTQGRSVLSFLKQALMATASPEQVSMPSLIPAT
- the ggpS gene encoding glucosylglycerol-phosphate synthase produces the protein MKSSLVILYHREPYDEIIENGVVRYRPKKSPNGIMPTLKSFFGHVNRGTWVAWKQVTEEQKSTFENRITVEEENNNYSVLRIPLLADQVKHFYHITSKEAFWPILHSFPWQFTDESSDWENFKTINRLFAEAACEEAAEDALIWVHDYNLWLAPHYIRQLKPDAKIAFFHHTPFPSVDIFNILPWREQIVDSLLCCDVVGFHIPRYSENFVNVARSLRPVEVLKREDPPAHMTKTGTALAEPEMISQLGYNGRVVNIDAFPVGTNPEHILGVLARPEAKQRLAAMREEFGDRKLLIAAGRVDYVKGNKEMLLAFERLLERRPDLHGTLNFLVTCVTPAAGMRIYETTQHEIEQLVGRINGRFSELGWTPVLLFTEPLNAIDLMCYYKLADVCWTTPLRDGLNLVAKEYVVAHKEDTGVLLLSEFVGAAVELPEALLTNPYSQEKMDESIELALAMPEAEQRERLAKMYATVTTYDVKYWGDRILKIFKTLQADAEKVPQGVA
- a CDS encoding adenosine deaminase, with the protein product MALYAELHRHLGGSVVPRILWRYFQRYEPDLSQRFPDYDPFEDFYTRPRETLDEYLELHTLVESVQTENTLPYFIYRLLRGAYVFENLAYLELRYTPYYRTDHDRSEAERIDQMQRIVEVVGKAMQGVEHPIITPQILCMHVRLPYAVNRAIVDLAIANPDLVCGVDLAGGDNHYGDRIEELVTLFDYARSHGVKTTGHLYETADGCHPQLLPYLQRIGHGIQIPLQHPELLREVAANGQCLEVCPTTYFQTGALEDLSQLKTVFQRCFDAGVDVAICTDNAGLHNVRLPFEYENLLTHDIINFRQLQACQDAAFRHAFAWPHKQPPTLLLNTLLQEEPPADATSIYP